The genomic region acacttaccacagagggttctacatggaccgCAAAGGGGtactacctgaaaccaaaagggttctacctggaaccaaaaagggttcttcaaagggttcttctatggggacagccgagtAACCCTTTTTTTTTCGAAGAGTCTGAGAACTGTCTGACTCAGTGTAGTTTgcacatagtggagtcttttgtgtATTTTTTATGAATTCTGAATATTCTAAATTGCATAAAATTAGGGTGATGAGTTTGTCCTGGTCAAGTGACCCTGGAAAACTCTTGGCTCTCGTTATACAGTAGGCTTGAGGTCAGGTCGTGTtataaggaaaaactcctggccctgtgTAGCTTAACCTTTGACTCTTTAATTGCAGTGTTCTGCCAGGATGATGAAGACACAAATACTGTTGAAGATCCAGAAACAGAAAATGATGCTGGTGAGCTTTAGCTGTTAGCTGCTTTCCCCATATTCATACTCCTCCAACACAACCTGGTGGTAATAGTTCATAACTGTCACTTTCCAAAGGGTTTGGCATAAGATGTGCTTGTGTTGATACTTTTCTCAATGTCTCCAGTGATCCCAACTGTAAGTGATGCTACCCCCACACCAGAACCATACGTATCAactgagagtccttcaggtgaGGTTACACCTGTCTCCATTACACAATTCAATGACCTTATCTCCATTAGAGCCTTGCATGACAAAAAAAAAGGGCCTCTggtttttcatttcattttatgTCATTTCAGAGGGATATGAGACCAAAGCTGAAACTGGTTCTGGAGACAGTCCAGGTGTAAATGTACAAGGTATATTACATCAGTAcattagcactttgtgacaactgctgatgtaaaaggggctttataaactgggtggttcgagccctgaatgctgattggctgactgccgtgttatatcagaccgtataccacgggtatgacaaaatatgtatttttactgctctaattacgttggtaaccagtttataataccaatagggcacctcaggggtttgtggtatatggccaatataccatggatAAGGACTGTATTGAGGCACTCCGCGTTACGTCATGCATAAGaccagcccttagccgtggtatattggctatataccacaccccctcaggccttattgcttaattataaaatatatttgattgatttgattgattgaacacAAACAACAAAATGTATGTAGTGTTTAAGAAAATAGTGTATTAGAAATTATTATTGAGATGGTGAAATAATTTCAGAAACATTGCAGACATGTTGGTGTTACATCAGTTTCCAAACATGATGGTCCCTCTTCCAGACGAGGATAATCTCAAATCCTCTGAAGCGCCGCTCGAGGAAAGTCTGAGTCACACCTTCATCCTGGTTCCTGTTGTTCTGGTGGTCATAATAATCGCCATGGTAGTAGGCATAATCATAATCAACCGAAGATGGAATCAAAAAGAAAAGAGCAATTCCGGTAAGTCATGAGAACTGTGCTGTAGCTGGAAATGTGTCCACATGACAAGAAGCAACAGGCCACATTCTCATACACCATGACAGATCTGCTTATGACTAGATGTACTGTACAATTCAGTCATCCTTTTCATTGCATGGGTACATTACAATACTATGACAAGTGAAAAACTGCTTTGAGTAGGGGTATGTTTAGCTTTGTGCATACTTATTTAGGATAGTGTGTAGGCCCACAGTTTTATACTCAAGCAAAATGCAATATACAATGTATGAGTGGATATTGTTAATGTACTTTGACATTACTTTATTAGATGTTGCATGATGTAGCTTATAATTGTGGTTTCCTATTCCAGATAATGTGGAAGAGGATAAATATTTGCATGGTAGTGACGACACAGAAAAGGTTCCAATGTAAGTATTGAACACTGCTCTATGAGTTGCTATCTAGGCTACTGCTGTCTTGACTGTGCATTCTATACATTTCAACTTGCAGTCGCTTAAATTAATATACGGTGGTACATCTGTTTTCCTTCGTATGATTTTGACCTCACCTTTTCTCAGCTCTACTTGTTATTTCCTGTTTAGAAAGAAAGACGTTGAGGAGTTTgaaacagctgtgtgtgtgttccgtgtgtgtgtctctgtgtgtgtgtgtgtgtgtgtgtgtgtgtgtgtgtgtgtgtgtatgtgtgcgtgtgtgtactctTTTTCTCAACAAGTTGTTTAACACAAACATACATGCATCAGTCTCTCACATCTGGCATACAGTATATGGTCAAGAATTGTCATGTGTGAATTGAAGTGTTTACACATTAGCCTAAGAATTTATGAAAGAGCATTTTAGCAGAAATATGGCAAACCTCAAGTTCCTCCTGCTATGATATGACACCTTGTCCCTGGTAACCAGCCTCCATGTGAGAATGTATGGTATGACTAAGTTATCTTTAGTGTAAGAGAAAGACTAACATAAAGGAAATAGCCATAAAAAATAAATCTCCCGTCAACACTTTACACTGCACATGAATGCTCTCTCTCTAAGCCAATCATGTGTCCATGATGACTTTAAGGCATTGACAGAAAACTATAATCAATGAGGAGAGCGCCCTCCTGTGAGAATCAGCAATACTACCACTCAAATGGCTTTGAGTAGAAAAGCATGtcaaactctattggagggaaggACAGTGCTAATTCAAATACGAACCGTTTTGGCTGAAAACCAGTGAAAACTAGCATATTCCTAAGAAGTTTCATGTGAGACCAGTACATTGTGTGAGAAACACCTCAACTGTTTTGGATTGTCTTTACACCTCAACAGTGGATGTTTGTATTTTTTCCTTCTACACTCCCTTCATTTTAGTCCCTTTATTTTGTCATTTTCTAATGTCAAAACATTCAAATGATGGACTGACTATGTTGGCTGTTTTCCAGGCCCATGTTTGAGGATGATGTCCCCTCTGtgttggagatggagatggaagaCCTGGAACAGTGGATGACTAAAGATGGTGAGTCATCTAAAACCCTAAAAGAAAAACGTATAGCAGCCCACTAATAATGATCTTTGAAAATAATGTATAACTGGAACAATCTGAGTTGAGTCTGTAACTCTTGTACATTAGTTGGCAATAGTCGTCCTAGTTCTCCAAGCATTAGACTACTCTTGGTTTACAATAAGAAGATCTGTCCGTTGTAAATTCTGTTGATTACTCACTCCTGTTTGTATTATTAATTTAAATGAAATGTGGACATTTGTAATCATATACCTTTCCCTGATAAATGTTGGTTGAATATAACTTTTCTCCAATAGAGGGCGCCATTGTATAATGTGTTGCTGAGCCATTGCAAGCGTGATGATAGCgttcatacatttttttatttttttattttatttaaccttaatttaactaggcaagtcagttaagaacaaattcttattgacaatgacggcctaccaaacgTCAAAAGTCCTCCTGTGGGGACGGGGGCTAAATTATAAATAGAAATATAAGACAAAACACATACGTGGACTAGACTGGAGTCAATTCATTTTATATGTGCACTTTAAATATCTAAGTACATACTAATAGGAGAGCTATTCGTAGACAATACATGTCTATATTGTTTGTGACTTATACAGGGATATTATATTCGTCCCATGAGTTGTCTATTTGTTTTTTTAGGTGGAGTTCGAATGGACTCTGGACAAAGGATCTAACATGAGATCATGGTAAACGACATCTGCACACAAGTTAACGCTATAGTAGTCAACTCTACTGTAATTTGATGGTTTGTGTGGCAACGCTGCAAGATAAGACaatgggctctattcaatctgtatcactGAAGCGTTACCGATTGCGCAATATAAATGGTAATTAAAGGTAATTCCCGATTTAGCCGAGATGTGTAGCGTTTACTGTGAATGTAGTCTCCGCtaaagcgggaacattgcctttaaatttcaatacGCCGTAATGCTGAACTTCTGTGatatggattgaatagagcccaagGTGGTGACTGATGAATGCGTCAGTCACACCCATCAATACAACTCaggaacagggagggagggaggacagccTGGTGATGACATAATGTGTTGTCCTGGTGACATAATAACATGACCTGCTGCTGTTGATGTGGGTTGACCTGTACTGCTGTTACTGTAACATGAAACTCAACAGTCTGTCATTTGATTAAGATAaaggatctaggatcagttttgccttttagatcataattaaTAAGATGGACATGGATGGggaaacctgatcctagatcagcacactTACTCTGAGACTGTATAAATACAGGCCTTGGTCAGTGGagtctgctgaggggaggacggctcataataatggctgaaacggagcaaatggaatggcatcaaacacctgaaaaccatgtgtttgatgtatttgataccgtcCCACCTGTTCCGCTCCAGCcagagcctgtcctccccaattaaggtgccaccaaactCCTGTGCTTGGATTATGGCGTAATTCTCTTAAATAAGCATAATCAACCCTCTCTCATCATCATAAACCATCAACCTCAGCACCATATCGTCACAGTTAATGTTCTACATTAGAGATCTACCATTATAATTCTCCTATGTAAACTTCATTTTAACACGTTGGTCACTTCAGATTATAGCTTCACACTCATTCCCCACCATGATGAGCGGACGCAGGGTTACATCTCGCTCATTGTTTGTAATCAACAGTCTTGTTGTACTGGCTTTACAATGGAGGCGACACAGAATTACAGATTGCCCATTGACCTTGACGTAATCACCTCATACATACATACTCATCATGTGCAGGTATTTAGCAACAGTCATTTatttttttccttttctttttggTGTATTTTACCAGTTTTTCTACCCAATTCCgtgatgtaagtcgctctggataagagcatctgctaaatgactaaaatgtaaaatgtaaatgtaatatccaattgcgatccaattacgatcttgtctcatcgctgcatctccccaacgggctcgggagaggcaaaggtcgagtcatgcgtcctccgtaAACActacccgccaaaccgcgcttcttaccaccagcccgcttaacccagaagccagctgcaccaatgtgtcggaggaaacactctcaactgacgaccgaagtcagcctggcCCGCCACAACAGTCATTTCTGTTCCCCCTGCATAGTTTGTTTTGATAcgtggtggccacacacatacacacacacacacacaaatacagacacagagcgagacagaCTCTCACATACACATGCTTCTATTATCTCTCTGACACACATACTCACATGCACAGAAATATACACATGAAGGCACAAACACATGCCTCACTTACTGACataagggcacacacacacacacacacacacacacacacacacacacacacacacacacacacacacacacacacacagtggctgcTGAACTCTGTCCCCTAGTCCTCCTCTGTACCCATCGTAACCTTGTAACCCTCTGAAGCAGGAAGAGTCCTGACATCTGTTAGCGATTACCACAGGCATGCATGGAAGTGTGGCGCAACAGGGCTTAGGGATggcctcttgttctctctctcagaaAGGCTGGGAGGGTCAAGGTCCATTAGACTAGCTGTGAGCTCACGTCATTCACACACAGCTTTATTTCCCAGGGTTCTGTTGGTTTGCAGCGTGCCATAAGGGTGGAGGGTCATAGACTACTCTCGGTTAACTGTAGGAGGACGGGATCATTgtaatagctggaatggaattaataaaACTGTCAATAAATCCTTATAGGAAACAACAGATATGTACAGTTGACTTGTATGTAGTTACTGTACAGTAGGTCAACAATAGGGCATGCCGtctacagcagtggaggctggtgggaggagctataggaggataggctcattgtaatggctggaatggaattaatggaacagtgtcaaacacatcaaacacatggaaaccacatatttgactccaccagcctccactgctgtagaCAGCATGCCCTATTGTTGACCTACTGTACAGTAACTACATACGAGTCAACTGTACATATCTGTTGTTTCCTATAAGGATTTATTGACAGTttgtagtagactagaggatcaACATGCAAGCTAATGTATCTGATAGCGACATCATTTTAATTCCTTCCCAAGGACCTTTG from Coregonus clupeaformis isolate EN_2021a chromosome 3, ASM2061545v1, whole genome shotgun sequence harbors:
- the tmem154 gene encoding transmembrane protein 154 isoform X1 produces the protein MSAAVPVHGNARTRGRRGYREMTPPSFLLLLALTACLAGTVFCQDDEDTNTVEDPETENDAVIPTVSDATPTPEPYVSTESPSEGYETKAETGSGDSPGVNVQDMLVLHQFPNMMVPLPDEDNLKSSEAPLEESLSHTFILVPVVLVVIIIAMVVGIIIINRRWNQKEKSNSDNVEEDKYLHGSDDTEKVPMPMFEDDVPSVLEMEMEDLEQWMTKDGGVRMDSGQRI
- the tmem154 gene encoding transmembrane protein 154 isoform X2, whose translation is MSAAVPVHGNARTRGRRGYREMTPPSFLLLLALTACLAGTVFCQDDEDTNTVEDPETENDAVIPTVSDATPTPEPYVSTESPSEGYETKAETGSGDSPGVNVQDEDNLKSSEAPLEESLSHTFILVPVVLVVIIIAMVVGIIIINRRWNQKEKSNSDNVEEDKYLHGSDDTEKVPMPMFEDDVPSVLEMEMEDLEQWMTKDGGVRMDSGQRI